In Piliocolobus tephrosceles isolate RC106 chromosome 6, ASM277652v3, whole genome shotgun sequence, the following are encoded in one genomic region:
- the LOC111548270 gene encoding ubiquitin-conjugating enzyme E2 Q2-like, producing MGLTERVQGQTEVAGVCLPQEPGAQPSLMLHCNITNGTTEEVTSDEEEEEKEEMAEDIEDLDHYEMKEEPISGKKLEDEGIEKENLAILEKIRQDHLNVEVCVNS from the exons ATGGGTCTCACAGAAAG GGTTCAAGGCCAAACTGAAGTTGCTGGCGTCTGTCTTCCACAAGAACCAGGAGCCCAGCCGTCGCTCATGCTCCACTGCAACATCACG AATGGGACAACAGAGGAAGTGACTTcagatgaagaggaagaggaaaaagaggagatgGCTGAA gATATAGAAGACTTAGATCACTATGAGATGAAAGAAGAGCCTATTAGTGGGAAAAAGTTGGAGGATGAaggaattgaaaaagaaaatttggcaatATTAGAGAAAATTAGGCAAGACCATTTAAATGTGGAAGTGTGTGTAAATAGCTAG